From the genome of Verrucomicrobiaceae bacterium, one region includes:
- a CDS encoding AbrB/MazE/SpoVT family DNA-binding domain-containing protein codes for MSSRAKVFMNGRSQAIRLPKDFRFSGGVVTLRRVPEGILITESDPWDACEEACQGLSESFFKTVEGRRKQLKLEKRAWSDDA; via the coding sequence ATGAGTTCGAGAGCCAAGGTTTTCATGAATGGGCGCAGTCAGGCCATCCGGCTGCCGAAGGATTTCCGCTTCAGCGGAGGTGTGGTGACGCTTCGCCGGGTGCCGGAAGGCATTTTGATCACTGAGAGTGATCCCTGGGATGCCTGCGAAGAGGCCTGCCAGGGGCTTTCGGAGTCATTCTTCAAGACGGTGGAAGGCCGACGGAAGCAATTGAAGCTCGAAAAACGCGCCTGGAGCGATGACGCATGA
- a CDS encoding alanine racemase, with protein MPVVKANAYGHGIVECAQHLVKQGATCCGVALLEEAVMLRQAGITVPILVFGGVATRQIPIHHAWSDDDGLLHR; from the coding sequence ATGCCGGTGGTGAAGGCCAATGCGTATGGGCATGGCATCGTGGAGTGTGCGCAGCATCTGGTGAAACAGGGTGCCACATGCTGCGGCGTGGCGCTGCTGGAGGAGGCGGTGATGCTGCGGCAGGCGGGCATCACGGTGCCGATCCTGGTTTTTGGCGGTGTGGCGACGCGGCAGATCCCGATCCATCACGCATGGTCTGATGATGACGGCCTCCTCCATCGATAA
- a CDS encoding DUF4838 domain-containing protein — MVRPIFFLLLTSSAIAQPFLVENGQPRAEIIIAEKPSRMQRVAAHEFRQQIEKISGARLTIVTKPSGQAVKVFIGESENCPVKAEGLKDGAYRIASGADWLALIGDDADFEPVGPFARNNGDIPRAQAEWEKIVEAPYGLPNPGLYKHRSKVTLDGETLDVWGLDERGSFNAVTAFLQKLGARWYLPGELGEVLPKLKTIELPRLDETVKPEFALRQFNFRFATCGPDTSLWAMRLGIRNDERLQIAHGMANMTNRLPVFDAHPEWFAIYGGKPDFKPGDSKCQLCYSNEELFRETVRNARAQLDTFHFESVSIMPPDGYTSICQCEKCKGKDSPERIERGLLSDYVWDFVNRVAKEVGKTHPHAKVLNCAYGVYMLPPLKIDKLEPNVLVGIVGGRRPMNKAGNKAEGEAAPEALRAAWAKKTNNPILNFENYPFTDRGWYLPAFASQSMGDTVLATKGLSQGEDIWLTVRQDFNKVGIGFNHFLVYFTARAYWPGYEPAAALREYCRLFYGPAESEMHTFFTHCEANWKVMDEDKAKADEALALFEKAKTKVDAASVFGKRIALIDDFLKGLRMKSQQLGQKRGPVPTVRLVGDAKGVIIDGKLDDEYWQNCPVAATGKFRELQTGRVPTLGTSFKAGWQGSSVCFAIRCDERRGEKLNITTTRDDDQALWHGDVIEIELATETHSYYSIGISPSGHIVDLDRGAPRSQWFTWDSKAEVATHIADDHWTVEIRIPVTQDENDPLHQVIGRKPTQSLPWHINLCRQRIREDGQEVSALSPTSTEGFHEPMKFAHFYDGRSHVFDADPSVTDFVIGFRNATQQRKAAGFLALAQGDKITDFQKSAALEQAALLDKDATYIDQIPIEAVRKTAEIQHLMANFDAVQIMAKYGNEDIMKWPFWKRGDGFHARGRAYFVTHDGAKAEADFSAAVEWISDPRARDTAMLRLGLNREMHLHDDAKTLAAYQAVIEGKTQLSSSDDFSALLGVSRLLTKLGRYDEALAALNKSKPDKLQGISKTNVLKAIEAVKAARK, encoded by the coding sequence ATGGTTCGCCCCATTTTCTTTCTACTCCTCACCTCCTCAGCCATCGCCCAGCCCTTCCTCGTCGAAAACGGCCAGCCGCGTGCGGAGATCATCATCGCGGAAAAGCCTTCCCGCATGCAGCGAGTGGCGGCGCATGAGTTTCGGCAGCAGATCGAGAAGATCAGCGGCGCACGGCTGACCATCGTGACGAAGCCTTCGGGCCAAGCGGTGAAAGTTTTCATCGGCGAGAGCGAAAACTGCCCGGTGAAGGCAGAGGGCCTCAAGGATGGTGCGTATCGCATCGCGAGCGGGGCGGATTGGTTGGCCTTGATCGGCGATGATGCGGACTTCGAGCCGGTGGGGCCGTTTGCGCGGAACAATGGCGACATCCCGAGGGCGCAGGCGGAGTGGGAAAAAATCGTGGAGGCACCGTATGGCTTGCCGAATCCCGGTTTGTATAAACACCGGTCCAAAGTCACGCTGGATGGTGAGACGCTCGATGTTTGGGGTCTGGATGAACGCGGTAGCTTCAATGCGGTGACGGCGTTTTTGCAGAAGCTCGGTGCACGCTGGTATCTGCCGGGTGAACTCGGCGAGGTGCTGCCGAAGTTGAAAACGATCGAGCTTCCGAGGCTGGATGAAACGGTGAAGCCTGAGTTTGCGCTGCGGCAGTTCAACTTCCGCTTCGCGACCTGCGGGCCGGACACATCGCTATGGGCCATGCGGCTCGGCATTCGGAATGATGAGCGTCTGCAAATCGCTCATGGCATGGCGAACATGACGAATCGCCTGCCGGTGTTCGATGCACATCCCGAGTGGTTCGCGATCTACGGCGGCAAGCCCGATTTCAAGCCTGGCGACTCGAAGTGCCAGCTCTGCTACTCGAACGAAGAGCTCTTCCGCGAGACGGTGCGCAATGCGCGGGCGCAGCTCGACACCTTCCACTTTGAAAGCGTCTCCATCATGCCGCCCGATGGCTACACCTCCATTTGCCAATGCGAGAAGTGCAAAGGCAAGGACTCGCCCGAGCGCATCGAGCGCGGCCTGCTCAGTGACTATGTGTGGGACTTCGTCAATCGCGTGGCCAAGGAGGTCGGCAAAACGCATCCTCACGCGAAGGTGCTGAACTGTGCGTATGGCGTCTATATGCTGCCGCCGCTGAAGATCGACAAACTGGAGCCGAATGTGCTCGTGGGCATCGTCGGTGGGCGTCGGCCGATGAATAAAGCAGGCAACAAGGCCGAAGGCGAAGCCGCGCCGGAGGCGCTGCGTGCCGCATGGGCGAAGAAGACAAACAACCCGATCCTCAACTTCGAAAACTATCCGTTCACGGATCGCGGTTGGTATCTGCCCGCCTTTGCCTCGCAGTCGATGGGCGACACGGTGCTGGCCACCAAAGGATTGTCGCAGGGCGAGGATATCTGGCTCACGGTGCGGCAGGATTTTAATAAAGTCGGCATCGGCTTTAATCACTTCCTCGTCTATTTCACCGCCCGCGCCTACTGGCCCGGCTACGAGCCAGCGGCGGCGCTGCGCGAGTATTGCCGCCTCTTCTACGGCCCTGCGGAGAGCGAGATGCACACCTTTTTCACGCACTGTGAAGCCAACTGGAAGGTGATGGATGAAGACAAAGCGAAAGCCGACGAAGCGCTCGCCCTTTTTGAGAAAGCGAAAACGAAAGTCGATGCCGCGAGCGTGTTTGGCAAACGCATCGCCCTCATCGACGACTTCCTCAAAGGCCTGCGCATGAAGTCGCAGCAGCTCGGCCAGAAGCGCGGCCCCGTGCCCACCGTGCGACTCGTCGGTGATGCGAAGGGCGTCATCATCGATGGCAAACTCGATGATGAATACTGGCAAAACTGCCCCGTGGCGGCCACGGGTAAGTTCCGCGAGCTGCAGACAGGTCGCGTGCCCACTTTGGGCACGAGTTTCAAAGCGGGCTGGCAGGGCAGCAGTGTGTGTTTTGCGATTCGTTGTGATGAGCGCCGTGGTGAAAAGCTCAACATCACCACCACACGCGACGACGATCAGGCGCTATGGCATGGCGATGTCATCGAGATCGAGCTGGCTACGGAGACGCACTCCTATTACTCCATCGGCATCAGCCCCAGCGGCCACATCGTCGATCTGGATCGCGGAGCGCCGCGCAGTCAGTGGTTCACCTGGGATTCCAAGGCGGAAGTGGCCACGCACATCGCCGACGATCACTGGACCGTCGAGATCCGCATCCCCGTCACGCAGGATGAAAATGATCCGCTGCATCAAGTCATCGGCCGCAAACCCACGCAGAGCCTTCCCTGGCACATCAATCTCTGCCGCCAGCGCATTCGCGAGGATGGCCAAGAAGTCAGCGCCCTCTCGCCCACCAGCACGGAAGGCTTCCACGAGCCGATGAAGTTCGCCCATTTCTACGATGGTCGCTCGCACGTCTTCGATGCAGATCCCAGCGTGACCGACTTCGTGATCGGTTTCCGCAATGCCACGCAGCAGCGCAAAGCCGCTGGATTCCTCGCGCTCGCTCAAGGCGATAAGATCACCGACTTCCAAAAATCCGCTGCACTGGAGCAGGCGGCATTGCTCGACAAAGATGCGACCTACATCGACCAAATCCCCATCGAAGCCGTGCGCAAAACGGCGGAGATTCAACACCTGATGGCCAACTTCGACGCCGTCCAAATCATGGCAAAATACGGCAATGAAGACATCATGAAATGGCCTTTCTGGAAGCGTGGCGATGGTTTCCATGCCCGTGGCCGCGCCTACTTCGTCACCCATGACGGTGCCAAGGCCGAAGCCGACTTTAGCGCCGCTGTGGAGTGGATCAGTGATCCACGCGCACGCGACACCGCGATGCTGCGCCTGGGTCTGAATCGCGAAATGCATCTCCACGACGACGCGAAGACGCTCGCCGCCTATCAGGCCGTGATCGAGGGCAAAACACAGCTTAGCAGCTCCGATGATTTCTCCGCTCTTCTCGGAGTCTCGCGCCTACTGACCAAACTCGGTCGCTATGACGAAGCACTGGCCGCCTTGAACAAATCCAAACCCGACAAGCTACAAGGCATCTCGAAGACGAACGTCCTCAAGGCCATCGAAGCCGTGAAAGCCGCGAGGAAGTAG
- a CDS encoding phytanoyl-CoA dioxygenase family protein encodes MSPPSLLPNNSSTLIDDYERDGVIRVPSLFSSTEVAAIRRELERFMRDDLPSKPVDARTLEADGETVRNLWRLEVHHPAMLPMVEKPEIIELVSRLVHGEPQLVGVETFNKPARIGSGVPYHQDNAYFCQTPPDMLTIWIAMDPVTMENGPVYYVRGSQRNGMLPTKPSGVKGNSIGLAEAPSVPLEEQFCGLLEPGDALIHQV; translated from the coding sequence ATGAGCCCGCCATCCCTTCTCCCAAACAACTCTTCCACTTTGATCGATGACTATGAGCGGGATGGTGTCATTCGCGTGCCTAGCTTGTTCAGCAGCACGGAGGTGGCGGCGATCCGTCGTGAGCTGGAGCGCTTCATGCGTGATGATCTGCCATCGAAGCCTGTGGATGCACGCACGCTCGAGGCCGATGGCGAAACCGTGCGCAACCTGTGGCGATTGGAGGTGCATCATCCCGCTATGCTGCCGATGGTGGAGAAGCCGGAGATCATCGAGCTCGTTTCGAGGCTCGTGCATGGCGAGCCGCAGCTCGTCGGCGTGGAGACGTTCAATAAACCCGCACGGATCGGCTCTGGGGTGCCCTACCACCAGGACAATGCCTACTTTTGCCAGACTCCACCGGATATGCTGACCATCTGGATCGCGATGGACCCCGTGACGATGGAGAATGGCCCTGTGTACTATGTGCGTGGCTCTCAAAGGAATGGAATGCTGCCCACCAAGCCCTCTGGCGTGAAGGGGAACTCCATCGGTCTAGCAGAGGCACCCAGCGTGCCCCTGGAGGAGCAGTTCTGTGGCCTGCTGGAGCCGGGAGATGCGCTCATCCATCAGGTGTGA
- a CDS encoding PIN domain-containing protein has product MIYLLDTDTTILMMRGLSILEPKSEKQRQRQETGRRILAKCRQHAAEGHVIGLSAITLAELEYGACGADDPTAERARMQRILAPFAKFDFQAGDPARRYGEIRSELELKGKLIGPNDLLIAAHAMALSAKLVTHNLNEFKRVRGLPSESWSVV; this is encoded by the coding sequence ATGATCTACCTGCTCGACACCGACACCACGATCCTGATGATGCGCGGCTTGAGCATCCTGGAGCCGAAGTCTGAGAAACAACGCCAGAGGCAGGAAACAGGCAGGCGCATTCTGGCCAAGTGCCGGCAACATGCGGCTGAAGGTCATGTGATCGGTCTATCCGCCATCACGCTGGCTGAACTGGAATACGGAGCCTGCGGAGCAGATGACCCGACTGCCGAGCGGGCGCGGATGCAGCGCATCCTGGCTCCTTTTGCGAAGTTTGATTTCCAGGCAGGTGATCCGGCCCGGCGATACGGTGAGATCCGGAGCGAGTTGGAACTCAAAGGCAAATTGATCGGCCCAAACGATCTTTTGATCGCAGCTCATGCGATGGCTCTCTCGGCGAAACTGGTGACGCACAATCTCAACGAGTTCAAGCGCGTGCGGGGCCTGCCAAGTGAGAGCTGGTCTGTGGTTTAA
- the pgsA gene encoding CDP-diacylglycerol--glycerol-3-phosphate 3-phosphatidyltransferase, translated as MTLLPSIVKTAAHESPNKLTVARLILTAVFVVCFCVPFPEHISIAALIFGVASITDYFDGKIARQRGIVTNFGKLFDPLADKVLIAAAFILLVEKAELPAWIAIVVLAREFCVTGIRLVAAGQGRFWPQSGWGKQNALADHHGELVPGEACIEGDALRLCAAAVCACTGLGAELPDLFHHAADAGVWLQLLGKTARF; from the coding sequence CTGACTTTACTCCCCAGCATCGTAAAGACCGCCGCGCATGAATCTCCGAACAAGCTCACCGTCGCCCGCCTGATCCTCACGGCGGTTTTTGTCGTGTGCTTTTGTGTGCCGTTCCCAGAGCATATCAGCATCGCGGCGCTCATCTTCGGTGTGGCTTCGATCACGGATTATTTTGATGGCAAGATCGCTCGGCAACGCGGGATCGTGACGAACTTCGGCAAGCTCTTCGATCCCCTGGCGGATAAGGTGCTGATCGCGGCGGCTTTCATCCTGCTGGTGGAAAAGGCCGAGCTGCCCGCGTGGATCGCCATCGTGGTGCTGGCGCGTGAGTTTTGTGTGACGGGCATCCGGCTCGTCGCGGCGGGTCAGGGGCGATTTTGGCCGCAGAGCGGCTGGGGGAAGCAAAATGCTCTGGCAGATCATCACGGTGAGCTGGTTCCTGGTGAAGCGTGCATCGAAGGAGACGCTCTTCGGCTTTGCGCAGCCGCTGTATGTGCATGCACCGGCCTGGGTGCCGAGCTTCCTGATTTATTTCACCACGCTGCTGACGCTGGTGTCTGGCTTCAGCTACTTGGAAAAACCGCACGCTTTTAA
- the alr gene encoding alanine racemase, translating to MKIDTGMERIGVHWYSAEKLLEASLSLKNVDVAGIYSHFATSDAEELFRAEEQLARFHEVLDFYPKHSLPTPQRHIANSGGILNLPQSHLDLVRPGIMLYGVYPSRATRQSVQVQPVLSWRSQVVFFKVVLPGHPVSYGGTWKSDHPVRVVTVPVGYGDGYFRALSNRGQVVIRGERHPIAGRVCMDQFMVNLEWGTAYNGDAVTLIGDGISAQDVADWAGMIPYEVLTNVHARVPRVYVGGEVLGSLFPVRGSRFAVLSSVFGLR from the coding sequence TTGAAAATCGACACCGGGATGGAGCGGATCGGCGTGCATTGGTACAGTGCCGAAAAGCTGCTGGAGGCCTCTCTGAGCCTGAAAAACGTCGATGTGGCCGGTATTTACTCCCATTTCGCGACTTCGGACGCGGAGGAGCTTTTTCGCGCAGAGGAGCAGTTGGCGCGATTTCACGAGGTACTCGATTTTTACCCCAAACACAGCCTACCGACGCCGCAGCGGCATATCGCGAATTCGGGCGGTATTTTGAATTTGCCGCAGAGTCACCTGGATCTCGTGAGGCCGGGAATCATGCTCTACGGCGTGTATCCATCGCGTGCGACGCGTCAGTCGGTGCAGGTGCAGCCGGTGCTGAGTTGGCGCTCGCAGGTGGTTTTCTTCAAAGTGGTGCTGCCAGGGCATCCTGTGAGCTATGGAGGCACCTGGAAGAGTGATCACCCCGTGCGGGTGGTGACGGTGCCCGTGGGCTACGGAGATGGCTACTTCCGTGCGCTATCGAATCGCGGCCAGGTGGTCATCCGTGGTGAGCGGCACCCGATCGCGGGCCGTGTGTGCATGGACCAGTTCATGGTGAACCTGGAATGGGGCACCGCTTACAATGGCGATGCCGTGACTCTGATCGGTGATGGCATCAGCGCCCAAGATGTGGCGGACTGGGCCGGTATGATCCCCTACGAGGTGCTGACGAATGTGCATGCACGCGTGCCGAGGGTGTATGTGGGGGGTGAGGTTCTCGGTTCCCTGTTCCCTGTTCGCGGTTCTCGGTTCGCTGTTCTCAGTTCAGTTTTCGGGCTGAGGTAG
- a CDS encoding DUF1802 family protein, with the protein MKERFVYDEESCLHVALVRAYQLPQRWHFPYAKSYGGCRSWITLPEEGLPLAEKAVPALSDAAFAETAAKLRAILG; encoded by the coding sequence GTGAAGGAACGCTTCGTCTATGATGAGGAAAGTTGCCTGCATGTGGCTCTAGTGCGTGCTTACCAGCTGCCGCAGCGCTGGCACTTCCCCTATGCGAAGAGCTACGGCGGCTGCCGCTCCTGGATCACGCTGCCGGAGGAGGGGCTGCCGCTGGCTGAGAAGGCAGTGCCTGCACTCAGTGATGCGGCCTTTGCTGAAACAGCAGCAAAACTGCGAGCGATTTTGGGCTGA
- a CDS encoding MoaD/ThiS family protein codes for MPLECPQGMRMADLLENLYQRWPRLREWDGSVLLALDQTYVKRDATLHEGAEVAIMPPVQGG; via the coding sequence ATGCCGCTGGAGTGCCCCCAGGGCATGCGGATGGCCGATTTGCTGGAAAACCTCTATCAGCGCTGGCCGCGACTGCGTGAGTGGGATGGCAGCGTGCTCCTCGCTCTCGATCAAACGTATGTGAAGCGTGATGCCACACTGCATGAAGGCGCGGAGGTGGCGATCATGCCGCCCGTGCAGGGCGGGTGA